A single Vigna radiata var. radiata cultivar VC1973A chromosome 8, Vradiata_ver6, whole genome shotgun sequence DNA region contains:
- the LOC106769837 gene encoding CBL-interacting serine/threonine-protein kinase 4-like → MEASSPPPRTILGRYQLTRFLGRGNFAKVYQARSLVDGATVAVKAIDKSKTVDAAMEPRIVREIDAMRRLQNHPNILKIHEVLATKTKIYLVVDYAGGGELFSKLSRCGRLPESRARRYFSQLVSALLFCHRHGIAHRDLKPQNLLLDAAGDLKVSDFGLSALPEHLRDNLLHTACGTPAFTAPEVLRRVGYDGSKADAWSCGVILYNLLAGHLPFDDSNIPAMCRRISRRDYQFPAWISKSARSLIHQLLDPNPKSRISLERVFDNRWLRDKKHVCYNVLEESVVESDLYNKCCDGYKLGMNAFDIISMSSGLDLRGLFETTSEKGRRREKRFSSEKSVGTVEAKVKEVGERLGFRIEVGKNGVIGLGKGKVGLVVEVFEIVSDLLLVAIKVVDGAMEFDQLHWDDWKLGLEDVVLSWHHNE, encoded by the coding sequence ATGGAAGCGTCGTCGCCGCCACCACGCACCATCCTCGGTAGGTACCAGCTCACGCGATTCCTTGGCCGCGGCAACTTCGCCAAGGTCTACCAGGCGCGCTCACTCGTCGACGGCGCCACGGTGGCCGTCAAGGCCATCGACAAGTCCAAGACGGTCGACGCCGCCATGGAACCCCGCATTGTGCGCGAGATCGACGCTATGCGCCGTCTTCAGAACCACCCAAACATCCTCAAAATCCACGAGGTTCTCGCCACGAAGACCAAAATTTACCTTGTCGTCGACTACGCCGGCGGCGGCGAGCTCTTCTCCAAGCTCTCCCGGTGTGGCCGCCTCCCGGAGTCTCGGGCGCGGCGCTATTTCTCCCAACTCGTCTCTGCGCTCCTCTTCTGCCACCGCCACGGCATCGCGCACCGCGACCTCAAGCCGCAGAACCTCCTCCTCGACGCCGCCGGCGACCTCAAGGTCTCTGACTTCGGCCTCTCCGCACTCCCGGAACACCTCCGTGATAACCTCCTCCACACCGCATGTGGCACGCCGGCCTTCACTGCGCCGGAGGTCCTACGCCGCGTCGGCTACGATGGTTCCAAGGCCGACGCTTGGTCCTGCGGTGTCATTCTCTACAACCTTCTCGCCGGCCACCTCCCCTTTGACGACTCGAACATTCCTGCCATGTGCCGCCGAATATCCCGCCGCGACTATCAATTCCCGGCGTGGATCTCAAAATCCGCGCGCAGCCTCATCCACCAGTTGCTGGACCCCAATCCTAAATCTCGAATTTCGCTTGAAAGAGTTTTCGATAACAGATGGTTGAGGGATAAGAAGCATGTTTGTTATAACGTGTTGGAGGAGAGTGTTGTGGAGTCTGATTTGTATAACAAGTGCTGCGACGGTTACAAGTTGGGGATGAACGCTTTTGACATAATATCAATGTCGTCGGGGTTGGACTTGCGAGGACTGTTCGAAACGACGTCGGAGAAGGGGAGGCGGAGGGAGAAGAGGTTCAGTTCGGAGAAGAGCGTGGGAACGGTGGAGGCGAAGGTGAAGGAGGTTGGGGAaaggttagggtttaggattgAGGTTGGAAAGAACGGTGTAATTGGGTTAGGAAAGGGAAAAGTGGGTTTGGTAGTTGAGGTGTTTGAGATTGTGTCTGACTTGCTCCTTGTTGCTATTAAAGTTGTAGATGGTGCTATGGAGTTTGACCAACTTCATTGGGATGATTGGAAACTTGGGCTTGAAGATGTTGTTCTCTCATGGCATCACAATGAGTAA